The Streptomyces achromogenes genome window below encodes:
- a CDS encoding TetR/AcrR family transcriptional regulator, whose product MAARQTTGRVTRRRVRTRANLLDAAFAVFAAKGFGRVSIEEVCEAAGYSRGAFYSNFGSLDELFFALYQERADVIARQVADALAGDGPDLDVPASVDRVTEVLLLDLDWLLVKTDFLVHAARDPAVARTLLEHRARLRRAIADRLSRAQGHTPLPAVLRDGDHAARAVVAAYDGVTTQLLLDKDVNSARAWLKQLLTALLTDGSGHHA is encoded by the coding sequence ATGGCAGCCCGGCAGACGACGGGACGCGTCACCCGGCGCCGCGTCCGCACCCGCGCCAACCTGCTCGACGCCGCCTTCGCCGTGTTCGCCGCCAAGGGCTTCGGCCGGGTCTCCATCGAGGAGGTCTGCGAGGCCGCCGGCTACAGCAGGGGCGCCTTCTACTCCAACTTCGGCAGCCTCGACGAACTGTTCTTCGCCCTCTACCAGGAGCGCGCGGACGTCATCGCCCGGCAGGTCGCCGACGCCCTCGCCGGCGACGGTCCCGACCTCGACGTGCCGGCCTCCGTGGACCGCGTCACCGAGGTGCTCCTCCTCGACCTGGACTGGCTGCTGGTCAAGACGGACTTCCTGGTGCACGCCGCCCGCGACCCGGCCGTCGCGCGGACCCTGCTCGAACACCGGGCCCGGCTGCGCCGCGCGATCGCCGACCGGCTGTCCCGGGCCCAAGGCCACACCCCCCTGCCCGCCGTGCTTCGCGACGGCGACCACGCCGCCCGCGCGGTGGTCGCCGCCTACGACGGAGTCACCACCCAACTGCTGCTGGACAAGGACGTGAACAGCGCCCGCGCCTGGCTGAAGCAACTGCTCACCGCGCTGCTCACCGACGGCAGCGGACACCACGCCTGA
- a CDS encoding VOC family protein, whose amino-acid sequence MALEWEQVIVDSADPVALGRWWAAALGWVVVDDSPDEYEIRPERDRLPGLLFGRAPEAKTVKNRLHLDFRPDDRDAEVARLVSLGARHVDIGQGEQPWVVLADPEGNEFCVLGERRPS is encoded by the coding sequence ATGGCTTTGGAGTGGGAGCAAGTGATCGTCGACTCGGCCGATCCGGTGGCGCTCGGGCGCTGGTGGGCGGCGGCCCTCGGATGGGTCGTGGTCGACGACTCGCCCGACGAGTACGAGATCCGACCGGAGCGGGACCGGCTGCCGGGCCTGCTGTTCGGCCGGGCGCCGGAGGCGAAGACGGTCAAGAACCGGCTCCACCTGGACTTCCGGCCGGACGACCGGGACGCCGAGGTCGCCCGTCTGGTCTCGCTGGGGGCCCGGCACGTGGACATCGGCCAGGGCGAGCAGCCGTGGGTGGTGCTGGCCGACCCGGAGGGCAACGAGTTCTGCGTCCTGGGCGAACGGCGGCCTTCTTGA
- a CDS encoding MBL fold metallo-hydrolase produces the protein MRADVRQVADGTYLVHGSHTNWVILSEGDALTLIDTGYPGDREQVLDSLAAVGGSPEALTAVLITHAHNDHLGSAEHLRSVYGVPVYLHEAEVPHARREFLQQVSVGAVLRNAWRPGVVPWLVHVLRSGGTEQHPVTAPEAFPVADGPLDLPGRPVPVHTPGHTDGHTVYHLPRTGIVVSGDALVSGHATSRVKGPQLLPDMFHHERARAVASLDVIGGLAADRLLPGHGPLHEGSVRAAAELARERAV, from the coding sequence ATGCGGGCAGACGTACGGCAAGTGGCGGACGGCACCTACCTGGTGCACGGCTCGCACACCAACTGGGTGATCCTCTCCGAAGGGGACGCCCTCACCCTGATCGACACCGGATACCCGGGCGACCGCGAGCAGGTCCTCGACTCCCTTGCGGCGGTGGGCGGTTCGCCCGAGGCGCTCACGGCCGTACTGATCACCCACGCCCACAACGACCACCTGGGCTCCGCCGAGCACCTGCGCTCGGTGTACGGCGTCCCGGTCTATCTGCACGAGGCCGAAGTCCCGCACGCCCGCCGGGAGTTCCTCCAGCAGGTGAGCGTCGGGGCGGTCCTGCGGAACGCCTGGCGGCCCGGTGTCGTGCCGTGGCTGGTGCACGTGCTGCGCTCCGGCGGCACCGAACAGCACCCGGTCACCGCGCCCGAGGCGTTCCCGGTCGCCGACGGCCCACTCGACCTGCCCGGCCGGCCTGTGCCCGTGCACACCCCGGGCCACACCGACGGCCACACGGTGTACCACCTGCCGCGGACGGGGATCGTCGTCTCCGGCGACGCGCTGGTCAGCGGTCACGCGACCTCACGGGTGAAGGGGCCGCAGCTGCTGCCGGACATGTTCCACCACGAGCGGGCCCGCGCCGTCGCGTCGCTGGACGTGATCGGCGGCCTGGCGGCCGACCGGCTGCTGCCCGGGCACGGCCCGCTGCACGAGGGGTCCGTGCGGGCGGCGGCCGAGCTGGCCCGCGAACGCGCCGTCTAA
- a CDS encoding FAD-dependent oxidoreductase, which yields MAQAADSARTVILTVDDDPGVSRAVARDLRRRYGAGYRIVRAESGESALEALRELKLRGDLVAVILADYRMPQMNGIEFLEQALDVYPGARRVLLTAYADTSAAIDAINVVDLDHYLLKPWDPPEEKLYPVLDDLLDAWRASDYRPVPATKVVGHRWSARSSEVREFLARNQVPYRWYSADEPEGQRLLAAAGVDGQRLPLVVTAEGTPLVEPDAPELAAQVGLATTPTAEFYDLVVIGGGPAGLGAAVYGASEGLRTVLVERSATGGQAGQSSRIENYLGFPDGVSGGQLTERARRQAAKFGAEILTAREVTGLEVNGSARVVRFSDGSAVAAHSVILATGVSYRQLAAPGCDDLTGCGVFYGSALTEAASCQGHDVYIVGGANSAGQAAMYLSRGAKSVTLLVRGESLTASMSHYLIQQIEEAPNISVRARTVVESAHGEGHLEQLTLRDVATGQSELVDAQWLFVFIGAAPLTGWLDGAVLRDERGFILAGPDLTPDGRPPAEWELDRPPYHLETSIPGVFVAGDARAESAKRVASAVGEGAMAVMLVHRYLEQS from the coding sequence ATGGCACAGGCCGCCGATTCGGCGCGGACCGTCATCCTGACCGTGGACGACGACCCGGGTGTATCCCGTGCCGTCGCCCGTGACCTGCGGCGCCGCTACGGCGCCGGGTACCGGATCGTGCGCGCCGAGTCCGGGGAGTCCGCACTGGAGGCGCTGCGCGAGCTGAAGCTGCGCGGCGACCTGGTGGCGGTGATCCTGGCCGACTACCGGATGCCGCAGATGAACGGCATCGAGTTCCTCGAACAGGCGCTGGACGTGTATCCGGGCGCCCGGCGGGTGCTGCTGACCGCCTACGCGGACACGAGCGCCGCGATCGACGCGATCAACGTCGTCGACCTCGACCACTACCTGCTCAAGCCGTGGGACCCGCCGGAGGAGAAGCTCTACCCGGTGCTGGACGACCTGCTGGACGCCTGGCGCGCCAGCGACTACCGGCCCGTGCCCGCCACCAAGGTCGTCGGGCATCGCTGGTCGGCGCGGTCCTCCGAGGTGCGGGAGTTCCTGGCCCGCAACCAGGTGCCCTACCGCTGGTACTCCGCCGACGAGCCCGAGGGGCAGCGGCTGCTGGCCGCGGCCGGCGTGGACGGGCAGCGCCTCCCGCTGGTGGTCACCGCGGAGGGCACCCCCCTCGTCGAGCCGGACGCGCCCGAGCTGGCCGCGCAGGTGGGGCTGGCTACCACGCCGACGGCCGAGTTCTACGACCTGGTGGTGATCGGCGGCGGCCCGGCCGGGCTCGGCGCGGCCGTGTACGGGGCCTCCGAGGGCTTGCGGACGGTGCTCGTGGAACGCTCGGCGACCGGCGGCCAGGCCGGGCAGAGCTCCCGCATCGAGAACTACCTGGGCTTCCCGGACGGAGTGTCCGGAGGCCAGCTCACCGAGCGGGCGCGCCGCCAGGCCGCCAAGTTCGGCGCGGAGATCCTCACCGCACGCGAGGTGACCGGACTCGAGGTCAACGGTTCGGCTCGGGTGGTGCGCTTCTCGGACGGCTCGGCGGTGGCCGCGCACAGTGTGATCCTCGCGACGGGCGTGTCCTACCGGCAGCTGGCGGCGCCCGGCTGCGACGACCTGACCGGCTGCGGGGTGTTCTACGGGTCCGCGCTCACGGAGGCGGCCTCCTGTCAGGGGCACGACGTGTACATCGTGGGCGGCGCCAACTCGGCCGGGCAGGCGGCGATGTACCTGTCGCGGGGCGCCAAGTCCGTGACGCTGCTGGTGCGCGGGGAGTCGCTCACGGCGTCGATGTCGCACTACCTGATCCAGCAGATCGAGGAGGCGCCCAACATCTCGGTGCGCGCCCGGACGGTCGTCGAGAGCGCGCACGGGGAGGGGCATCTGGAGCAGCTGACGCTGCGGGACGTGGCCACCGGGCAGAGCGAACTCGTCGACGCGCAGTGGCTGTTCGTGTTCATCGGCGCGGCCCCGCTGACCGGCTGGCTGGACGGCGCGGTGCTGCGCGACGAGCGCGGCTTCATCCTCGCCGGCCCCGACCTCACGCCGGACGGGCGGCCGCCGGCGGAGTGGGAGCTGGACCGGCCGCCGTACCACCTGGAGACCAGCATCCCCGGCGTGTTCGTGGCGGGCGACGCGCGCGCCGAGTCCGCGAAACGCGTCGCGTCCGCCGTCGGAGAGGGAGCCATGGCCGTGATGCTCGTCCACCGGTACCTGGAGCAGTCGTGA
- a CDS encoding DUF488 domain-containing protein, translating to MKVRVRRVYDPPEPEDGVRVLVDRLWPRGVSKEAARVDEWPKGLTPSTELRRWYHAGEGSHEEFARRYEAELTEPEASELLDHVRGLMAKGPVTLLTSAKSPEQSHTAVLVRLLEADQH from the coding sequence ATGAAGGTCCGCGTACGTCGCGTCTACGACCCGCCCGAGCCGGAGGACGGCGTGCGGGTGCTGGTCGACCGGCTGTGGCCGCGTGGGGTGTCCAAGGAGGCGGCTCGCGTCGACGAGTGGCCCAAGGGACTCACCCCGTCCACGGAGCTGCGCCGTTGGTACCACGCGGGCGAGGGCTCCCACGAGGAGTTCGCCCGCCGTTACGAGGCGGAGCTCACCGAGCCCGAGGCATCCGAACTCCTCGACCACGTACGCGGGTTGATGGCGAAGGGACCGGTGACGCTGCTCACCTCCGCGAAGTCACCGGAGCAGAGCCACACGGCGGTGCTGGTCCGCCTGCTGGAGGCGGACCAGCACTGA
- a CDS encoding alpha-ketoglutarate-dependent dioxygenase AlkB, giving the protein MTAHHLQGSLFDQSDDPRLGPLDGLRRTVLGAGAWIDVLPGWLTGSDTLFAHLAAEVPWRAEQRRMYDNVVAVPRLLAFYGEGAALPHPVLDEARRALSAHYAGELGEPFVTAGLCHYRDGHDSVAWHGDRIGRGADRDTMVAIVSVGSPRDLLLRPAGGGAGGTVRRPLGHGDLIVMGGSCQRTWEHCVPKSGRAAGPRISVQFRPRGVR; this is encoded by the coding sequence ATGACCGCGCACCACCTCCAGGGCTCCCTCTTCGACCAGAGCGACGATCCGCGCCTCGGTCCCCTCGACGGCCTGCGCCGCACCGTGCTCGGCGCGGGCGCCTGGATCGACGTACTGCCGGGCTGGCTCACCGGCTCGGACACCCTGTTCGCCCACCTCGCGGCCGAGGTCCCCTGGCGCGCCGAGCAGCGCAGGATGTACGACAACGTCGTCGCCGTCCCGCGTCTGCTGGCGTTCTACGGCGAGGGCGCGGCGCTGCCCCATCCGGTGCTGGACGAGGCCCGCCGGGCACTGTCCGCGCACTACGCCGGGGAACTGGGCGAACCGTTCGTCACCGCCGGCCTCTGCCACTACCGCGACGGCCACGACAGCGTCGCCTGGCACGGCGACCGCATCGGCCGCGGCGCCGACCGGGACACGATGGTCGCGATCGTCTCCGTGGGCTCCCCTCGCGACCTGCTGCTGCGCCCCGCGGGCGGGGGCGCGGGCGGGACGGTGCGGCGCCCGCTCGGCCACGGCGACCTGATCGTGATGGGCGGCTCCTGCCAGCGGACCTGGGAGCACTGCGTCCCCAAGTCCGGCCGCGCCGCGGGGCCGCGCATCAGCGTCCAGTTCCGCCCGCGCGGGGTGCGCTGA
- a CDS encoding universal stress protein — MTGPITAGVDGTDESLAALAWAAREAVRRDLELRVVHAWRFQPNAAQDVADRDAQERWVRDAAERSVAEIAERHPGLTVATDVREGGPVETLVAAAAEAELLVLGSRGHGPVVGFLLGSVGQQVIAEAARPVVLVRAGDRASAEAGGQEIVVGQQGDPEDSAHALRFAFETAVARGAAVRAVRAWTLPPVFAYSPGSLRLADEAGGLEPYEKKALAAALEPWRERFPDVPVVEHVEMGSAGQVLLSVSGRAQLMVVGRRAHRTAVGARIGSVAHGVLHHADCPVAVVPQG; from the coding sequence ATGACGGGCCCGATCACAGCAGGGGTCGACGGGACGGACGAGAGCCTCGCGGCGCTCGCCTGGGCGGCCCGCGAGGCCGTCCGGCGCGACCTGGAGCTGCGGGTGGTGCACGCCTGGCGGTTCCAGCCGAACGCGGCGCAGGACGTGGCAGACCGGGACGCGCAGGAACGCTGGGTGCGGGACGCGGCCGAGCGGAGCGTCGCGGAGATCGCCGAGCGCCACCCCGGACTGACCGTCGCCACCGACGTCCGCGAGGGCGGCCCGGTCGAGACGCTGGTCGCCGCGGCGGCGGAGGCGGAGCTGCTGGTGCTCGGCTCCCGCGGGCACGGGCCGGTGGTCGGGTTCCTGCTGGGCTCGGTCGGCCAGCAGGTGATCGCCGAGGCCGCGCGCCCGGTGGTGCTGGTGCGTGCGGGCGACCGGGCCTCGGCCGAGGCCGGCGGTCAGGAGATCGTCGTCGGGCAGCAGGGCGACCCCGAGGACAGCGCCCATGCGCTGCGATTCGCCTTCGAGACCGCCGTGGCCCGGGGCGCGGCCGTGCGGGCCGTGCGGGCCTGGACGCTGCCGCCCGTGTTCGCCTACAGCCCCGGCTCGCTCCGGCTCGCCGACGAAGCCGGCGGTCTCGAGCCGTACGAGAAGAAGGCGCTGGCCGCGGCCCTGGAGCCGTGGCGGGAGCGGTTCCCGGACGTGCCCGTGGTGGAGCACGTGGAGATGGGCAGCGCCGGGCAGGTGCTGCTCTCGGTGTCCGGCCGGGCGCAGCTGATGGTGGTCGGCAGACGCGCCCACCGCACGGCCGTGGGCGCCAGGATCGGCTCGGTGGCGCACGGCGTCCTGCATCACGCGGACTGCCCGGTCGCCGTCGTGCCGCAGGGCTGA
- a CDS encoding FAD-binding dehydrogenase: protein MDADVIVVGAGLAGLVAAHELTSRGRRVALVDQENAANLGGQAFWSFGGLFLVDSPEQRRLGIKDSFDLAWNDWQGSAQFDRTEDEDSWAVRWARAYVEWAAGEKRSWLAGHGISFVPTVGWAERGDLRADGHGNSVPRFHVAWGTGTGVVDPFVRYAKQAARDGLLTFHHRHRVDALVMEDGAARGVRGTVLAPDDSARGVASSRDPLGDFELTARAVVVTSGGIGADHDIVRRYWPERLGTPPAEMVTGVPAYVDGRMLDISAEAGVRLVNRDRMWHYTEGVQNWDPIWPGHGIRILPGPSSLWFDALGRRLPDPCLPGYDTLGTLKYLRTTEDIAGHDHSWFILTRRIIEKEFALSGSEQNPDITAKDRRAVLRDRLLGKGAPAPVQAFLDHGADFVIADTLDDLVGKMNALTDKPLLDVEGLRRQIQARDLQIANPYSKDAQVQGMRNARRYIGDRLGRVATPHRVLDPEAGPLIAVKLHVLTRKTLGGIQTDLDSRALGADGQPVEGLYAAGEVAGFGGGGVHGYNALEGTFLGGCLFSGRAAGRAAAKQTG from the coding sequence ATGGACGCGGACGTCATCGTCGTCGGAGCGGGCCTCGCCGGCCTGGTCGCGGCGCACGAACTCACCAGCAGAGGCAGGCGGGTCGCCCTGGTCGACCAGGAGAACGCCGCCAACCTCGGCGGCCAGGCGTTCTGGTCCTTCGGCGGGCTCTTCCTCGTCGACTCCCCGGAGCAGCGCCGCCTCGGCATCAAGGACTCCTTCGACCTCGCCTGGAACGACTGGCAGGGCAGCGCGCAGTTCGACCGGACCGAGGACGAGGACTCCTGGGCGGTGCGCTGGGCGCGCGCCTACGTGGAGTGGGCGGCGGGGGAGAAGCGCAGCTGGCTCGCCGGGCACGGGATCTCCTTCGTGCCGACCGTCGGCTGGGCCGAACGCGGCGATCTGCGCGCCGACGGGCACGGCAACTCCGTACCCCGCTTCCACGTCGCGTGGGGGACGGGCACCGGCGTCGTCGATCCGTTCGTCCGGTACGCCAAGCAGGCCGCCCGCGACGGGCTGCTGACCTTCCACCACCGCCACCGCGTGGACGCGCTGGTCATGGAGGACGGCGCCGCCCGCGGCGTGCGCGGCACGGTCCTCGCCCCCGACGACTCCGCGCGCGGCGTCGCCTCCAGCCGCGATCCGCTCGGCGACTTCGAGCTGACCGCCCGGGCCGTGGTCGTCACCAGCGGCGGCATCGGCGCCGACCACGACATCGTGCGGCGCTACTGGCCCGAGCGCCTCGGCACGCCCCCCGCCGAGATGGTGACCGGCGTGCCCGCCTACGTCGACGGCCGGATGCTCGACATCAGCGCCGAGGCCGGCGTCCGGCTGGTCAACCGCGACCGCATGTGGCACTACACCGAGGGCGTCCAGAACTGGGACCCCATCTGGCCCGGCCACGGCATCCGCATCCTGCCCGGCCCGTCCTCCCTGTGGTTCGACGCCCTCGGCCGCCGGCTGCCCGACCCGTGCCTGCCCGGCTACGACACCCTCGGCACGCTCAAGTACCTGCGCACGACGGAGGACATCGCCGGACACGACCACTCCTGGTTCATCCTCACCCGCCGGATCATCGAGAAGGAGTTCGCGCTGTCGGGCTCCGAGCAGAACCCCGACATCACCGCCAAGGACCGCCGGGCCGTGCTGCGCGACCGGCTGCTCGGCAAGGGCGCCCCGGCGCCGGTGCAGGCGTTCCTCGACCACGGCGCGGACTTCGTGATCGCCGACACCCTCGACGACCTCGTCGGGAAGATGAACGCGCTGACCGACAAGCCGCTGCTCGACGTGGAAGGACTGCGCCGGCAGATCCAGGCCCGCGACCTGCAGATCGCCAACCCGTACAGCAAGGACGCCCAGGTCCAGGGCATGCGCAACGCCCGCCGCTACATCGGCGACCGGCTCGGCCGCGTCGCCACCCCGCACCGCGTCCTCGACCCCGAGGCCGGCCCGCTGATCGCCGTCAAGCTGCACGTCCTCACCCGCAAGACGCTCGGCGGCATCCAGACCGACCTCGACTCACGCGCCCTGGGCGCCGACGGGCAGCCGGTCGAGGGCCTGTACGCGGCGGGCGAGGTGGCCGGCTTCGGCGGTGGCGGCGTCCACGGCTACAACGCCCTCGAAGGCACCTTCCTCGGCGGCTGCCTCTTCTCCGGGCGGGCGGCGGGACGGGCCGCGGCGAAGCAGACCGGCTGA
- a CDS encoding DUF4032 domain-containing protein, translating into MALQISATNPEHPALLLELPWHLPLEEWPEEVLVPLPRGISRHVVRYARAGDEVIAVKELAERPALREYELLRDLDRLGIPSVDPLAVVTGRTGPGGGSLEPVLVTRHLGGSLPYRSMFETTMRPATMHRLMDALAVLLVRLHLAGFAWGDCSLSNTLFRRDAGAYAAYLVDAETGDLHPQLSPGQRDYDLDLARVNISGELLDLEASGALHPSVDPIEFGTEICGRYGALWQELTRTSVYPAGKYHYIERRIRRLNELGFDVAEMQIEHSSNGDSVAFVPKVVDAGHHQRQLLRLTGLDTEENQARRLLSDLESWMATQDDYAPGDPLAARPEVLAHRWVRDVFRPTVREVPLELRGSMDPAEIYHELLEHRWYLSERAQHDIGLDTVVADYITNILPKARETLEPTLPE; encoded by the coding sequence ATGGCTTTGCAGATCAGCGCCACCAACCCGGAGCACCCGGCACTCCTGCTGGAGCTGCCCTGGCACCTGCCCCTGGAGGAATGGCCCGAGGAGGTCCTCGTCCCGCTGCCGCGCGGCATCTCCCGCCACGTGGTGCGCTACGCCCGGGCCGGCGACGAGGTCATCGCCGTCAAGGAGCTCGCCGAACGGCCGGCGCTGCGCGAGTACGAGCTGCTGCGCGACCTGGACCGGCTCGGCATCCCCTCCGTCGACCCGCTTGCCGTGGTCACCGGCCGCACCGGCCCGGGCGGGGGCTCCCTGGAGCCGGTGCTGGTCACCCGGCATCTGGGCGGTTCGCTGCCGTACCGGTCGATGTTCGAGACGACGATGCGCCCGGCGACCATGCACCGGCTGATGGACGCCCTCGCCGTGCTGCTGGTGCGGCTGCACCTGGCCGGTTTCGCGTGGGGCGACTGCTCGCTGTCCAACACGCTGTTCCGGCGGGACGCGGGCGCCTACGCCGCCTACCTCGTGGACGCCGAGACCGGTGACCTGCACCCGCAGCTCAGCCCCGGCCAGCGCGACTACGACCTCGACCTCGCCCGGGTCAACATCAGCGGCGAGCTGCTCGACCTGGAGGCCTCGGGGGCGCTGCACCCGTCCGTGGACCCGATCGAGTTCGGCACCGAGATCTGCGGCCGCTACGGGGCGCTGTGGCAGGAGCTGACCCGCACCTCGGTGTACCCGGCGGGCAAGTACCACTACATCGAGCGCCGCATCCGCCGGCTCAACGAGCTCGGCTTCGACGTCGCCGAGATGCAGATCGAGCACTCCTCCAACGGCGACTCGGTGGCCTTCGTGCCGAAGGTCGTGGACGCCGGCCACCACCAGCGCCAGCTGCTGCGGCTGACCGGCCTGGACACCGAGGAGAACCAGGCCCGGCGGCTGCTCAGCGACCTCGAGAGCTGGATGGCCACCCAGGACGACTACGCCCCGGGCGACCCCCTCGCGGCCCGCCCGGAGGTGCTGGCGCACCGCTGGGTGCGGGACGTGTTCCGGCCCACCGTGCGCGAGGTCCCCCTCGAACTGCGCGGCTCCATGGACCCGGCGGAGATCTACCACGAGCTGCTGGAACACCGCTGGTACCTCTCGGAGCGCGCGCAGCACGACATCGGGCTCGACACGGTGGTCGCCGACTACATCACGAACATCCTGCCCAAGGCACGCGAGACCCTGGAACCGACGCTGCCGGAGTGA
- a CDS encoding ATP-binding protein, which translates to MPCSPAEISSLFLFEKLSPDQLGRLCGEGRVEKFEPGPVYTEGDPATCFYVMLEGSVVMYRRVGGDDIEVSRTSQRGVYAGAMQAYLGDRVPQVYQNSMRVTEPTRFFVLPAESFSAVMREWFPMAAHLLEGLFFGSKNTQRAVGQRERLLALGSLSAGLTHELNNPAAAAVRATATLRERVAKMRHKLAVIASGGYEPAALTRLIEIQERTAELVAKAPPLSPLEASDREDALADWLDDHDIAEGWRIAPTFVQAGLDVDWLEQVADAVDEDILPGAIGWLNYTVETELLMDEIDDSTNRISHLVDAAKQYSQLDRAPYRVVDVHELLDSTLLMLGGKIGRRIQVVKDYDRTLPKIPAYPAELNQVWTNLVDNAVFAVDSAGGEGTLTVRTAREGDRLLVEFRDTGPGIPPDIRSRIFDPFFTTKPVGEGTGLGLDISWRIVVNKHHGGLHVESVPGDTRFQVLLPLTAPDPGADGDGDGDQDPETPEEPV; encoded by the coding sequence ATGCCGTGCAGCCCGGCCGAGATCAGCTCGCTGTTCCTGTTCGAGAAGCTCTCCCCCGACCAGCTGGGACGGCTGTGCGGCGAGGGGCGGGTGGAGAAGTTCGAGCCCGGCCCGGTGTACACCGAGGGTGATCCGGCGACCTGCTTCTACGTGATGCTCGAGGGCTCGGTCGTGATGTACCGGCGGGTCGGCGGGGACGACATCGAGGTCAGCCGCACCTCCCAGCGCGGGGTGTACGCCGGGGCCATGCAGGCCTACCTGGGCGACCGGGTGCCTCAGGTCTACCAGAACTCGATGCGGGTGACGGAGCCGACCCGGTTCTTCGTGCTGCCCGCCGAGTCCTTCTCGGCGGTCATGCGGGAGTGGTTCCCGATGGCGGCCCACCTGCTGGAGGGGCTGTTCTTCGGTTCGAAGAACACCCAGCGGGCCGTCGGCCAGCGCGAACGGCTGCTGGCGCTGGGCTCGCTGTCGGCCGGTCTCACGCACGAGCTGAACAACCCGGCGGCGGCGGCCGTGCGGGCCACCGCCACGCTGCGCGAACGGGTGGCGAAGATGCGGCACAAGCTGGCCGTGATCGCCTCCGGCGGCTACGAGCCGGCGGCGCTCACCCGGCTGATCGAGATACAGGAGCGCACCGCCGAACTGGTCGCCAAGGCACCGCCGTTGAGTCCGCTGGAGGCCTCCGACCGGGAGGACGCGCTCGCCGACTGGCTGGACGACCACGACATCGCGGAGGGCTGGCGGATCGCTCCGACCTTCGTGCAGGCCGGACTCGACGTGGACTGGCTGGAGCAGGTGGCGGACGCCGTCGACGAGGACATCCTGCCGGGCGCGATCGGATGGCTCAACTACACGGTCGAGACCGAGCTGTTGATGGACGAGATCGACGACTCGACCAACCGGATCTCCCATCTCGTCGACGCCGCCAAGCAGTACTCCCAGCTCGACCGCGCCCCCTACCGGGTCGTCGACGTGCACGAACTCCTCGACTCCACCCTGCTGATGCTCGGCGGCAAGATCGGCCGGCGCATCCAGGTCGTCAAGGACTACGACCGCACGCTGCCGAAGATCCCCGCCTACCCGGCCGAGCTCAACCAGGTGTGGACCAACCTCGTCGACAACGCCGTGTTCGCCGTCGACAGCGCCGGCGGCGAAGGCACGCTGACGGTGCGGACCGCGCGGGAGGGCGACCGGCTGCTGGTGGAGTTCCGTGACACCGGCCCCGGCATCCCGCCGGACATCCGGAGCCGCATCTTCGACCCGTTCTTCACCACCAAGCCGGTGGGCGAGGGCACCGGTCTGGGCCTGGACATCTCGTGGCGGATCGTCGTCAACAAGCACCACGGCGGCCTGCACGTCGAGTCCGTGCCGGGCGACACCCGTTTCCAGGTCCTGCTGCCGCTGACCGCCCCCGACCCCGGCGCCGACGGCGACGGCGACGGCGACCAGGACCCCGAGACCCCCGAGGAGCCCGTATGA